One Stenotrophomonas sp. SAU14A_NAIMI4_5 DNA segment encodes these proteins:
- a CDS encoding GH92 family glycosyl hydrolase, giving the protein MSRSLLVVVSAVLTLSPLPLLAARAPAQDLAAEVNPFIGTTNAGNVYPGPTVPFGMVAFSPEMTALPGKRFPIAAPGGYEWRSNGVRGFSLTHVNGTGCTGASGDIPLMPVTLPVELSPSSADAGVRYTSLLDHAKESASPGAYTLTLDNGVAVSLAATARTAVGQFQFPADKPANLLFRTSDSEVGSSDSTIIIDPATRTVRGSVTSGNFCGYLAEDRRESYYTLHFVAEFDQPFEVGGTWRDDTVQAGAREGGGGTTYGSKGHPPAGKGAGGWISFDAKRTPQVTARIGISYVDEAGARANLRRESPQGTTVAATQAATRAKWNELLGQVRVQGGTPDERTVFYTALYHAMLAPNLHSDGDGRYRGMDGKVHALAKRQQAQYANYSGWDVYRSQLQLLTLLQPQVGSDVAQSLLNQADQNGGVWDRWTHITGATGVMNGDPSPPSVAAIHAFGGRSFDLQRAYASLKKAATVPTARDLDKRGCPVLCVGQRPGLDQWLALKYMPEGAPGWGSAADTLEMVSADFGLSELALAAGDAQGAKLFRERSGWWRNLYNPKATAQQGYIQPRNADGSWPAFDPAADDGFVEGSGAQYLWMVPFDPAGLFEALGGREASIARLDAFFRKPDGAWAVTKSGPLHAELDNEPSIAAPWLYNFLGQPWKTQETVRQAMRQIWTNTPEGMPGNDDLGQMSSWYVWSALGLYPVYPGRADLVIGSPLFTEAVITRPGAKIVVRARGAAMDAPYVQSLQVDGKASNASWLPASFVQRGGTLDFELGSTKNEQWGAQDVPPSHGPQ; this is encoded by the coding sequence ATGTCCCGTTCGTTGCTGGTCGTCGTTTCCGCTGTGTTGACGCTGTCCCCGCTGCCGTTGCTGGCCGCCAGGGCACCCGCGCAGGATCTTGCCGCCGAGGTCAATCCTTTCATCGGCACCACCAACGCCGGCAACGTCTACCCGGGGCCGACGGTGCCCTTCGGCATGGTGGCCTTCAGCCCGGAAATGACCGCACTGCCGGGCAAGCGCTTCCCGATTGCCGCGCCCGGTGGCTACGAGTGGCGCAGCAACGGCGTGCGCGGTTTCAGCCTGACCCACGTCAATGGCACCGGCTGCACCGGCGCCAGCGGCGACATTCCGTTGATGCCGGTAACGCTGCCGGTCGAGCTGTCGCCGTCTTCGGCCGATGCCGGCGTGCGCTATACCAGCCTGCTGGACCACGCGAAGGAGAGCGCCAGCCCCGGCGCCTACACGCTCACCCTCGACAACGGCGTGGCCGTGAGCCTGGCAGCCACGGCGCGCACTGCGGTAGGCCAGTTCCAGTTCCCGGCCGACAAGCCGGCCAACCTGCTGTTCCGCACCTCCGACAGCGAAGTGGGCAGCAGCGATTCGACCATCATCATCGACCCGGCCACGCGCACCGTGCGCGGCTCGGTCACCAGCGGCAACTTCTGCGGCTACCTCGCCGAGGACCGCCGCGAGAGCTACTACACCCTGCATTTCGTCGCCGAGTTCGACCAGCCGTTCGAAGTGGGCGGCACGTGGCGCGATGACACCGTGCAGGCCGGCGCGCGCGAGGGCGGCGGTGGCACCACCTATGGCAGCAAGGGCCACCCGCCGGCAGGCAAGGGCGCGGGTGGCTGGATCAGTTTCGATGCCAAGCGCACGCCGCAGGTGACCGCGCGCATCGGCATTTCCTATGTCGATGAAGCCGGCGCGCGGGCCAACCTGCGCCGCGAGAGTCCGCAGGGCACGACCGTGGCGGCCACGCAGGCGGCCACCCGCGCGAAGTGGAACGAACTGCTGGGCCAGGTGCGGGTGCAGGGCGGCACGCCTGACGAGCGCACCGTGTTCTACACCGCGCTGTACCACGCCATGCTGGCGCCCAACCTGCACAGTGATGGCGATGGCCGTTACCGCGGCATGGACGGCAAGGTGCATGCGCTGGCCAAGCGGCAGCAGGCGCAGTACGCCAACTATTCGGGCTGGGATGTGTACCGCTCGCAGCTGCAGCTGCTGACCCTGCTGCAGCCGCAGGTGGGCTCGGACGTGGCGCAGTCGCTGCTCAACCAGGCCGACCAGAATGGCGGCGTCTGGGATCGCTGGACCCACATCACCGGCGCCACCGGCGTGATGAACGGTGATCCGTCGCCGCCGTCGGTGGCCGCCATACATGCCTTCGGCGGTCGCAGCTTCGACCTGCAGCGTGCCTACGCCTCGCTGAAGAAAGCGGCCACCGTGCCCACCGCGCGTGATCTGGACAAGCGCGGTTGCCCGGTGCTGTGCGTGGGCCAGCGCCCGGGCCTGGACCAGTGGCTGGCCCTGAAGTACATGCCGGAAGGCGCGCCGGGCTGGGGCAGTGCGGCTGATACGCTGGAAATGGTCAGCGCCGATTTCGGCCTGTCCGAGCTGGCCCTCGCAGCCGGTGATGCGCAGGGTGCAAAGCTGTTCCGTGAGCGCTCCGGCTGGTGGCGCAATCTCTACAACCCCAAGGCCACTGCGCAGCAGGGCTACATCCAGCCGCGCAACGCCGATGGCAGCTGGCCGGCGTTCGACCCGGCCGCCGACGACGGTTTCGTCGAAGGCAGTGGCGCGCAGTACCTGTGGATGGTGCCGTTCGATCCGGCGGGCCTGTTCGAGGCGCTGGGTGGCCGCGAGGCCAGCATCGCGCGGCTCGATGCGTTCTTCCGCAAGCCCGATGGTGCGTGGGCAGTGACCAAGTCCGGCCCGCTGCACGCCGAGCTGGACAACGAGCCGTCCATCGCCGCCCCGTGGCTGTACAACTTCCTCGGCCAGCCGTGGAAGACCCAGGAAACCGTGCGCCAGGCGATGCGGCAGATCTGGACCAACACGCCCGAAGGCATGCCTGGCAATGATGACCTCGGCCAGATGTCCTCGTGGTACGTGTGGTCGGCGCTGGGCCTGTATCCGGTGTACCCGGGCCGCGCGGACCTGGTGATCGGCAGTCCGCTGTTCACCGAAGCAGTGATCACCCGCCCGGGCGCGAAGATCGTAGTGCGTGCACGCGGCGCAGCGATGGATGCGCCGTACGTGCAGTCGCTGCAGGTGGATGGCAAGGCCAGCAATGCCAGCTGGCTGCCGGCCAGCTTCGTGCAGCGCGGCGGCACGCTGGACTTCGAGCTGGGCAGCACGAAGAACGAACAGTGGGGCGCGCAGGACGTACCGCCGTCGCACGGTCCCCAGTAG
- a CDS encoding prolyl oligopeptidase family serine peptidase encodes MLIHRTSLAAAIAVATVGLLAAGPALADYAKPPEHLLKVLKAPPPPAPNVDPSGQRLLLTTAQTYPSIARVAQPYLKLAGVRLEPKNRSRHDTPGGYGIPACVADFSVVEIASGKTTKVDLPQGCAGGALWSADGSHFAFQNAVENSVQLWVGDAATGQVKQVPGVQLNPIFGSTVQWLGGSQNLLVKLVPANQGAAPSDGGVPTGPDAQESLGSSGESSTYEARDTLTSVHDEKLFAYYGASQLAVVDTTSGKVRPVGSAAIFNDVSAAPDGVHVLTESIKPPFSHAVTYQRFANDVAVLDIASGKITAIASLPLADRVPVHGVPEGPRGFDWRSTDPATLVYAEALDKGDWKVSVPHRDRVLMLKAPFNGKPVEIARTAQRFEGLAWSADPAVSFMFENDENRHWVQTRIVDVDQPKKEGRLLWDMSSDELYGDPGNLVFKRLPNGAAVVRQEGNFVFLRGQGASPQGDRPFLDRLDLGSLKSERLFRSDADAYEQFLGFSNTPGRYLTWHQSVMDAPNAFVRQQGEAVAAAKDGEAQFASTATALTKLVDPTPEVRQIKKQLVTYKRADGVDLSFTLYTPPGYKEGQRVPAILYAYPADFANAAQAGQVSGSQQTFTRLQPYRLMLLAGYAIIDNASFPIVGDPKTAYDTYLEQLEADAKAAVDKAVDMGVVDRNRIGVTGHSHGGLMTANLIAHTNLFKAGVATSGSYNKTFTPFGFQNERRSVWQAQDVYLKASPFFYADKIKLPLLLVHGEDDANPGTEPFQSRKLYQAIRGNGGTTRLVMLPNEPHWYTALESNEQLVSEMLNWFDTYVKNAK; translated from the coding sequence ATGCTCATCCATCGCACCTCTCTGGCGGCGGCCATTGCCGTTGCCACCGTCGGCCTGTTGGCCGCTGGCCCGGCGCTTGCCGACTACGCAAAGCCGCCGGAGCACCTGCTCAAGGTGCTGAAGGCTCCGCCGCCGCCGGCACCGAACGTCGACCCCAGCGGGCAGCGCCTGCTGCTGACCACTGCGCAGACCTATCCGTCCATCGCCCGCGTGGCCCAGCCGTACCTGAAGCTGGCCGGCGTGCGCCTGGAGCCGAAGAACCGCAGCCGCCATGACACCCCCGGTGGCTACGGCATTCCGGCCTGCGTGGCCGATTTCAGCGTGGTGGAAATCGCCAGCGGCAAGACCACCAAGGTCGACCTGCCGCAGGGCTGCGCCGGTGGGGCCCTGTGGTCGGCCGATGGCAGCCACTTCGCGTTCCAGAACGCGGTGGAAAACAGCGTGCAGCTGTGGGTGGGCGATGCAGCCACCGGCCAGGTCAAGCAGGTGCCGGGCGTGCAGCTCAATCCGATCTTCGGCAGCACCGTGCAGTGGCTGGGTGGCAGCCAGAACCTGCTGGTCAAGCTGGTGCCGGCCAACCAGGGCGCAGCCCCGTCCGACGGCGGCGTGCCGACCGGCCCGGACGCGCAGGAATCGCTGGGCAGCAGCGGCGAAAGCAGCACCTACGAAGCCCGTGACACGCTGACCAGCGTGCACGATGAAAAGCTGTTCGCCTACTACGGCGCCTCGCAGCTGGCCGTGGTCGACACCACCAGTGGCAAGGTGCGCCCAGTCGGCAGCGCCGCCATCTTCAACGATGTCAGCGCCGCGCCCGATGGCGTGCACGTGCTGACCGAATCGATCAAGCCGCCGTTCTCGCACGCGGTGACCTACCAGCGCTTCGCCAACGACGTTGCGGTGCTGGACATCGCCAGTGGCAAGATCACCGCCATCGCCAGCCTGCCGCTGGCCGACCGCGTGCCCGTGCATGGCGTGCCGGAAGGCCCGCGTGGTTTCGACTGGCGCTCCACCGATCCGGCTACCCTGGTCTATGCCGAAGCGCTGGACAAGGGCGACTGGAAGGTGAGCGTGCCGCACCGTGATCGCGTGCTGATGCTGAAGGCCCCGTTCAACGGCAAGCCGGTGGAGATCGCCCGCACCGCACAGCGTTTCGAAGGCCTGGCCTGGTCGGCGGATCCGGCCGTGTCCTTCATGTTCGAGAACGACGAGAACCGCCACTGGGTGCAGACTCGCATCGTCGATGTCGACCAGCCGAAGAAGGAAGGCCGCCTGCTGTGGGACATGTCCAGCGATGAGCTGTACGGCGACCCGGGCAACCTGGTGTTCAAGCGTCTGCCCAACGGCGCCGCAGTCGTGCGCCAGGAAGGCAATTTCGTGTTCCTGCGCGGGCAGGGCGCTTCGCCGCAGGGCGATCGTCCGTTCCTCGACCGCCTGGACCTGGGTTCGCTGAAGAGCGAGCGCCTGTTCCGCAGCGATGCCGATGCCTACGAGCAGTTCCTTGGTTTCAGCAACACCCCGGGCCGGTACCTGACCTGGCACCAGTCGGTGATGGACGCGCCGAACGCGTTCGTGCGCCAGCAGGGCGAGGCGGTTGCCGCAGCAAAGGACGGCGAGGCGCAGTTCGCATCCACCGCCACCGCGCTGACCAAGCTGGTCGACCCGACCCCGGAAGTGCGCCAGATCAAGAAGCAGCTGGTGACCTACAAGCGCGCCGACGGCGTGGATCTGTCCTTCACCCTGTACACCCCGCCGGGCTACAAGGAAGGTCAGCGCGTGCCGGCGATCCTGTACGCGTACCCGGCCGACTTCGCCAACGCCGCCCAGGCCGGCCAGGTGTCCGGTTCGCAGCAGACCTTCACCCGCCTGCAGCCGTACCGCCTGATGCTGCTGGCCGGCTACGCGATCATCGACAACGCCTCGTTCCCGATCGTCGGCGACCCGAAGACCGCCTATGACACCTACCTGGAGCAGCTGGAAGCCGACGCCAAGGCGGCGGTGGACAAGGCCGTGGACATGGGTGTGGTCGACCGCAACCGCATCGGTGTCACCGGCCACAGCCACGGCGGCCTGATGACCGCCAACCTGATCGCCCACACCAACCTGTTCAAGGCCGGCGTGGCGACCAGCGGTTCGTACAACAAGACGTTCACCCCGTTCGGCTTCCAGAACGAGCGTCGCTCGGTGTGGCAGGCGCAGGACGTGTACCTGAAGGCCTCGCCGTTCTTCTACGCCGACAAGATCAAGCTGCCGCTGCTGCTGGTCCACGGCGAAGACGATGCCAACCCGGGTACCGAGCCGTTCCAGTCGCGCAAGCTGTACCAGGCCATCCGTGGCAACGGCGGTACCACCCGCCTGGTGATGCTGCCGAACGAACCGCACTGGTACACCGCGCTGGAATCGAACGAGCAGCTGGTGTCTGAAATGCTGAACTGGTTCGACACCTACGTGAAGAACGCGAAGTAG
- a CDS encoding HipA family kinase has translation MRTVHALRYITPLREGGSLPAVVETDDDGMAVLKFRGAGQGPKALIAELIAGEMARSVGLPIPEILFVELDSEFARTEPDPEIQDLIRASEGLNLGLDYLPGAINYDPAAMPVDADLASRLVWFDAFTSNVDRTTRNPNLMVWHRKLYLIDHGAAMYFHHDWANAGDACEKPFVLIRDHVLLPFASRIAEVDAELAARLPDAEIERIVGLVPDSWLVDEPAFDSPQAYRQGYINYLKHRLKVRAVFVQEAVRAHAAHV, from the coding sequence ATGCGCACCGTACACGCCCTCCGCTACATCACCCCGCTCCGCGAAGGGGGCTCCCTGCCCGCGGTGGTCGAGACCGACGACGACGGCATGGCCGTGCTCAAGTTCCGTGGCGCCGGCCAGGGTCCGAAGGCACTGATCGCCGAGCTGATCGCCGGTGAAATGGCCCGCTCGGTCGGCCTGCCGATTCCGGAAATCCTGTTCGTGGAACTGGACAGCGAATTCGCCCGCACTGAACCTGACCCGGAAATCCAGGACCTGATCCGTGCGAGCGAGGGCCTGAACCTGGGCCTGGATTACCTGCCCGGCGCGATCAACTACGATCCTGCCGCGATGCCGGTGGACGCCGACCTGGCCTCGCGCCTGGTCTGGTTCGATGCGTTCACCAGCAATGTCGATCGCACCACGCGCAACCCCAACCTGATGGTCTGGCACCGCAAGCTGTACCTGATCGACCACGGTGCGGCGATGTACTTCCATCACGACTGGGCCAACGCCGGCGACGCCTGCGAAAAGCCCTTCGTGCTGATCCGCGACCACGTGCTGCTGCCGTTTGCCAGCCGCATTGCCGAAGTGGATGCCGAGCTCGCCGCGCGCCTGCCCGATGCCGAGATCGAGCGCATCGTCGGCCTGGTGCCCGACAGCTGGCTGGTGGACGAGCCGGCGTTCGACAGCCCGCAGGCCTATCGCCAGGGCTACATCAACTACCTCAAGCACCGCCTGAAGGTGCGTGCGGTGTTCGTGCAGGAGGCCGTCCGTGCCCACGCTGCACACGTATGA
- a CDS encoding DUF3037 domain-containing protein, producing the protein MPTLHTYDYAVIRVVPRVEREEFINVGVIVSCPGARHLEAAIEIDAGRLQAFAPALDLEALQPWLDAIVAICRGDANAGPIAQLPARARFHFLTAKRSSIVQMSSTHVGRTADPEGVVEHLMTKMVRVPR; encoded by the coding sequence GTGCCCACGCTGCACACGTATGACTATGCGGTCATCCGCGTGGTACCGCGGGTGGAACGCGAAGAGTTCATCAACGTCGGGGTGATCGTCTCCTGCCCCGGCGCACGGCATCTGGAAGCCGCGATCGAGATCGACGCCGGGCGCCTGCAGGCGTTCGCGCCGGCACTGGACCTGGAAGCGCTGCAGCCGTGGCTGGATGCCATCGTGGCGATCTGCCGCGGTGATGCCAATGCCGGCCCGATCGCGCAGCTGCCCGCGCGTGCACGCTTCCATTTCCTTACGGCCAAGCGCAGTTCGATCGTGCAGATGTCCAGCACGCACGTCGGCCGCACGGCCGATCCGGAGGGTGTGGTCGAGCACCTGATGACGAAGATGGTGCGGGTGCCGCGCTGA
- a CDS encoding serine hydrolase: protein MGAAHAASPAPEARRAADDWLAAFNAGSLEQLQAFAERYAKKDGSTPQDYLEFRESTGPLKLLEVRESTPLQVKLLVLAQQTERAMLVTAEMDPAHPAQLKLFQLEGMPTPEKYQPARVALPQLMADARAKLDALAAEDALSGSVLVAQNGRVLLDWHAGLADRGVNKAVDAQTRFRLASSNKMFTSVAILQLVQAGKVSLGDTIGKHLPDYPNNSVADTVTVRQLLTHTSGLGDFFGDDFDQYSASLKTLDDYVQRFAKDAPQFTPGSQDAYSNYGFIVLGRIIEAVSGQSYYDYVDAHILRPAGMTATGFEPETVDVEHRAIAYTRKDGQWVREIKTLPWRGMSAGGGYSTAADMLKFCEALRSGKLVSPALLKQATTAQNHKGWYGYGFVVQGQGSQRQYGHEGGAPGSNSAIVVLPEQGYVVIGLANVDPDAVGNVVNYIARRLPL from the coding sequence ATGGGCGCCGCGCACGCTGCGTCGCCCGCTCCTGAGGCCCGACGTGCGGCTGATGACTGGCTGGCAGCGTTCAATGCCGGCAGCCTGGAGCAGTTGCAGGCCTTCGCTGAGCGTTACGCCAAGAAGGACGGCAGCACTCCGCAGGACTATCTGGAGTTCCGCGAGTCGACCGGCCCGCTGAAGCTGCTGGAGGTGCGTGAGAGCACGCCACTGCAGGTGAAGCTGCTGGTGCTGGCGCAGCAGACCGAGCGTGCGATGCTGGTGACCGCGGAGATGGACCCGGCCCATCCGGCACAACTGAAGCTGTTCCAGCTGGAAGGCATGCCCACGCCGGAAAAATACCAGCCCGCACGCGTCGCCTTGCCGCAGCTGATGGCCGACGCCCGTGCAAAGCTGGACGCCTTGGCCGCTGAGGATGCGCTGTCGGGTAGCGTGCTGGTGGCGCAGAACGGGCGCGTGCTGCTGGACTGGCACGCAGGCCTGGCCGACCGCGGCGTGAACAAGGCAGTCGACGCGCAGACCCGATTCCGCCTGGCCTCGTCCAACAAGATGTTCACCTCGGTGGCCATCCTGCAGCTGGTGCAGGCCGGCAAAGTGAGCCTGGGCGATACGATCGGCAAGCACCTGCCGGACTATCCGAACAATTCCGTCGCCGATACCGTGACCGTGCGCCAGCTGTTGACCCACACCAGCGGCCTGGGCGATTTCTTCGGCGATGATTTCGACCAGTACTCGGCCTCGCTGAAGACGCTGGATGACTACGTGCAGCGCTTCGCCAAGGATGCCCCGCAGTTCACGCCCGGCAGCCAGGATGCCTACTCCAATTACGGCTTCATCGTGCTTGGCCGCATCATCGAGGCCGTTTCCGGGCAGTCGTACTACGACTACGTGGACGCGCACATCCTGCGCCCGGCAGGAATGACCGCTACCGGGTTCGAGCCGGAAACCGTGGATGTTGAGCACCGTGCCATCGCCTATACCAGGAAGGACGGGCAGTGGGTACGCGAAATCAAGACGCTGCCCTGGCGCGGCATGTCGGCTGGTGGTGGTTACAGCACCGCCGCGGACATGCTGAAGTTCTGCGAGGCCCTGCGCAGCGGCAAGCTGGTATCGCCGGCGCTGCTGAAGCAGGCCACCACCGCGCAGAACCACAAGGGCTGGTATGGCTATGGCTTCGTCGTGCAGGGGCAGGGCAGCCAGCGCCAGTACGGGCACGAGGGCGGGGCGCCTGGCTCGAACAGTGCCATCGTGGTGCTGCCCGAGCAGGGCTACGTGGTCATCGGCCTGGCCAACGTGGATCCGGATGCGGTCGGCAACGTGGTCAACTACATCGCACGGCGTTTGCCGCTGTAA
- a CDS encoding transposase: MPSPQLLIGRRSLIGNVYAITMICRNRRLIFEDPTNAGIAMHVLEAMDQQGLTASLAWVVMPDHLHWLAQLRENSLGYCVQRFKSRSGLLINQHRGSAGALWQAGYFDHAIRSEESLRKHARYILANPIRAGLATRLGEYPHGWCRWPLDDTAPG; this comes from the coding sequence ATGCCCAGTCCACAACTCCTCATCGGCCGCCGCTCCCTCATCGGCAACGTATACGCCATCACGATGATCTGCAGAAATCGTCGTCTCATCTTCGAAGATCCAACCAACGCCGGCATCGCCATGCACGTGTTGGAGGCAATGGACCAACAAGGCCTGACCGCGTCGCTTGCGTGGGTGGTCATGCCCGACCACCTGCATTGGCTTGCCCAGCTACGCGAAAATTCACTCGGCTACTGCGTGCAGCGCTTCAAGTCACGCAGCGGTTTGCTCATCAACCAACACCGCGGAAGCGCCGGGGCCCTCTGGCAGGCGGGCTACTTCGACCATGCGATCCGCAGTGAGGAATCACTGCGAAAGCATGCGCGCTACATCCTGGCCAATCCCATAAGGGCAGGATTGGCAACCCGGCTGGGCGAGTACCCCCATGGATGGTGCCGCTGGCCGCTGGATGACACCGCCCCAGGGTAG